One segment of Coffea arabica cultivar ET-39 chromosome 7c, Coffea Arabica ET-39 HiFi, whole genome shotgun sequence DNA contains the following:
- the LOC140010504 gene encoding uncharacterized protein → MANEKENPRGGSYGRGDHQEMVAGLLFSQKPGFDLMQNCDLPPPVKIFAGHDKTIVSPMNNVYSMIAGQKDEDVGVEMAYDKTSETEKLELLKALRLSQTRAREAERKAAVLSRERDDLSNLLLQQSMHLFAYKQWVRMMELQLPKLNKHQEKRELSSAATNWEGNMPKEEGENNGEKGMTWLVTVAICVGIAGFGFYNFFSSYY, encoded by the coding sequence ATGGCTAATGAGAAAGAAAATCCTAGAGGAGGCTCGTATGGACGAGGTGATCATCAAGAAATGGTTGCTGGTCTATTGTTTTCTCAGAAACCCGGATTTGATCTCATGCAGAACTGTGATTTACCACCACCAGTGAAGATTTTTGCTGGTCATGATAAGACGATTGTGTCACCGATGAATAACGTTTACAGCATGATTGCCGGGCAGAAAGATGAGGATGTTGGGGTGGAAATGGCTTACGACAAAACTTCTGAGACTGAAAAATTGGAGCTTCTCAAGGCCTTGAGATTATCTCAAACACGAGCAAGAGAGGCAGAGAGGAAAGCTGCTGTTTTGTCCAGGGAGAGGGATGATCTTTCTAACCTGTTGCTGCAACAATCAATGCATTTATTTGCTTATAAGCAATGGGTGAGAATGATGGAACTCCAATTGCCTAAACTGAATAAGCACCAAGAAAAACGAGAGCTTAGTTCTGCTGCAACCAATTGGGAGGGAAATATGCCTAAGGAGGAAGGCGAAAACAATGGAGAAAAAGGCATGACATGGCTGGTGACCGTGGCAATCTGTGTGGGCATTGCTGGGTTTGGATTTTACAATTTCTTTTCAAGTTACTATTGA
- the LOC140010503 gene encoding ATP-dependent RNA helicase DEAH12, chloroplastic-like isoform X1, with product MQRPSSASSCGHRCYPPASYDRCGQVPFNHHQVRQPWKPQLSPNYRRDRPPGPPMVPSFRHHNFVIQLRLNSTEKRPEKLETEGLVSKLTCKPESYRVSNTGPVIGSLYYQQWVEALETMVQLWEIRLNNGHSLTPRLIQNVVVSSDKDELKDQLKTLFLSRLRALMEDESVKKWEKKLEVVLNEGKEVNLNLKKRKQLREFHELKKKRDGLEKEGDLIAKRIEEFKRGIQCMVDYLEGKGVDEVEGVGVKVGLFMFGREFDWGKLHCLMMRECRRLDEGLPLFAFRGEIFQQIHCQQITVLIGETGSGKSTQLVQFLADSGVAGKGSIVCTQPRKLAAVSLAQRVKEESRGCYEDHSVICYPSYSSSQNYNSKVIFTTDHSLLQHYMRDKNLSRISCIIIDEAHERSLNTDLLLAMIKKLLHQRLDLRLVIMSATADAEQLANYFFGCGTFRVAGRNFPVDIRYVPCESEGKSDSSMVAPYVSDVVKMVYEIHKMDKEGTVLAFLTSQMEVEWACENFRSPSAIALPLHGKLTFEEQNQVFANYPGKRKVIFATNVAETSLTIPGVKYVVDSGMVKESKFEPGTGTNVLRVCRVSQSSANQRAGRAGRTEPGTCYRLYSESDFEIMPPHQEPEIRRVHLGVAVLRILALGIKNVQDFDFVDAPSPKAIEMALRNLIQLGAVTQRNNLYELTSEGYDLVRLGIEPRLGKIILKCFRNRLGREGIVLAAVMANSSSIFCRVGSEESKLKSDRLKVQFCHQSGDLFTLLAVYKDWDAVPPVRKNIWCWENSINAKSMRRCQEAVQELESCLQNELSIIIPSYWRWNPQIHTEHDETLKSIILSAFVENVAMYSGYDHLGYEVALTRKHIPLHPSCSLLVFDQRPSWVVFGEILSASYQYLVCVTAFDFKSLAAVCPPPSFDFSKMESEKLHIRVLTGFGSLLLKRFCGKANSCLHRLVSCIRTECVDERIGVEVKVNENEVWLHASSKDMDKVSGFVNDALQYEVRLLQNECLEKRLYSGGPAVSPSVALFGAGGEIKHLELEKSCLTIDIFHSDMNCVNDKELLMFLEKSTSGTICAVHKFSAVGQESEEQEKWGRITFLSPDTAKRATQLNLVELCGGLLKVIPSRSTHGSDKKLPFPDLRAKVCWPRRYSKGIAIVKCEQEDIEALVNDFSDIIIGGRYARCEPSAKYMDSVVITGLDREISEDEIFEVLYTVTNRKIRDIFLLRGNTVEGPSPAACEEALLREISVFMPKTNPLGSCVRVQVSQPEPKDTYMRATIMFNGSLHLEAARALDEIDGKALPGCFSWQKMKCQHLFHSSIWCPASVYLVIRSQLDHLVKSFRCRKGVECNMEVNENGSCRVKISATATKTVAELRRPLEGLMKGNSIDDAAITPTVLQLLFSRDGLNVLNTIQRETGTYILFDKQALSLRVFGTTAKIEVAKKRLVKSLLRLHENKQLEVHLRGAVLPPDLMKRVVQKFGPDLHSLKEMFPGAEFSLNTKRHCICLKGVEDLKEGQGLGGTKDLKQKVEERIYEIARTSGSPNKNGNEEATCPICLCEVEDSYKLELCRHEFCRSCLVEQCDSAIKSQDSFPIRCARKGCGASVLLTDLRSLLLGEKFEELFRASLAAFVVGSGGVYRFCPSPDCPSVYRATEAGAPFVCDACYVETCTRCHLEYHPFLSCEKYKEFKVDPDSSLKEWCAGKENVKKCPVCRFTIEKVDGCNHIECRCGKHVCWVCLEFFGSADDCYNHLRSIHLAII from the exons ATGCAACGTCCATCGTCTGCTTCGTCTTGTGGGCACCGGTGTTACCCGCCGGCGAGTTACGACCGCTGCGGCCAAGTTCCGTTCAACCATCACCAAGTCCGGCAGCCATGGAAGCCTCAATTGTCCCCGAATTACCGCCGTGATCGCCCTCCCGGACCTCCGATGGTGCCTTCCTTCCGCCACCACAACTTCGTCATCCAACTCAGGTTGAATTCCACCGAAAAACGCCCAGAAAAGCTCGAAACTGAGGGCTTGGTTTCGAAATTGACCTGCAAGCCGGAGAGTTATCGGGTTTCCAATACTGGGCCCGTCATAGGAAGCTTATATTATCAGCAGTGGGTTGAAGCCCTTGAAACTATGGTTCAGTTGTGGGAAATTCGGTTGAACAATGGGCATTCTTTGACTCCAAGGTTGATTCAGAACGTGGTGGTGTCATCTGATAAAGATGAGTTGAAAGATCAGTTAAAGACACTGTTTTTGTCTAGATTGAGAGCGTTAATGGAGGACGAGTCAGTGAAGAAGTGGGAGAAGAAGTTAGAGGTGGTGTTGAATGAGGGAAAGGAAGttaatttaaacttaaaaaaGCGAAAACAATTGAGGGAATTTCATGAGTTGAAGAAAAAGAGGGATGGTTTGGAGAAGGAAGGGGATTTGATTGCTAAGAGGATTGAGGAGTTTAAACGTGGGATCCAGTGCATGGTGGACTatttggagggaaaaggggtagATGAAGTGGAAGGAGTTGGGGTCAAAGTTGGGTTGTTTATGTTTGGAAGAGAGTTTGATTGGGGGAAGCTTCATTGCTTGATGATGAGGGAATGTCGTCGGCTTGATGAAGGATTACCCCTTTTCGCATTTCGTGGTGAGATTTTTCAGCAAATTCATTGCCAGCAG ATTACAGTTTTGATTGGGGAGACTGGTTCTGGAAAGAGTACGCAATTGGTTCAGTTTCTTGCTGATTCTGGTGTGGCTGGTAAGGGATCCATTGTTTGCACTCAGCCTCGTAAACTTGCTGCAGTTTCATTGGCACAGAGGGTTAAGGAGGAAAGTCGTGGTTGTTATGAAGATCATTCAGTCATCTGTTATCCATCTTATTCATCTAGTCAGAACTACAATTCCAAGGTAATATTTACGACAGATCACTCCTTACTGCAGCACTACATGCGTGATAAGAATTTATCCCGGATTTCATGCATTATAATTGATGAGGCACATGAAAGAAGCTTAAATACTGATCTTCTTTTAGCGATGATTAAGAAATTACTACATCAGAGGCTTGATCTGAGGCTTGTCATTATGTCTGCGACAGCTGATGCAGAACAGCTTGCGAATTACTTTTTTGGTTGTGGAACCTTTCGTGTTGCTGGCAGAAACTTTCCTGTTGATATCCGCTATGTACCTTGTGAATCTGAGGGCAAATCTGATTCTAGCATGGTTGCACCTTACGTTTCTGATGTTGTGAAGATGGTTTATGAGATCCATAAAATGGATAAAGAAGGAACTGTTCTTGCCTTCTTAACTTCACAAATGGAGGTTGAGTGGGCTTGTGAGAATTTCCGATCTCCTTCAGCTATTGCATTACCTCTACATGGGAAACTGACTTTTGAagagcaaaatcaagttttTGCGAACTAtccaggaaaaagaaaagtaatattTGCAACAAATGTTGCTGAGACTTCTTTAACCATTCCAGGCGTTAAATACGTTGTTGACTCGGGCATGGTGAAGGAGAGTAAATTTGAGCCTGGTACTGGCACGAATGTTCTCAGGGTTTGCAGGGTCAGCCAGAGTTCTGCTAATCAACGGGCTGGCCGTGCTGGGAGGACTGAACCTGGGACGTGCTACAGGCTTTACTCTGAGAGTGATTTTGAGATAATGCCTCCTCACCAGGAACCTGAAATTCGCAGGGTGCACCTTGGTGTTGCAGTTCTGAGAATTCTTGCTTTGGGTATCAAGAATGTGCaggattttgattttgttgatGCACCTAGTCCAAAGGCAATTGAGATGGCCCTCAGAAATCTTATTCAACTTGGAGCTGTCACCCAAAGGAATAATCTTTATGAATTGACTTCGGAAGGGTATGACTTGGTTAGGTTGGGAATTGAACCTCGGCTTGGGAAAATAATTCTGAAATGCTTCCGTAACCGCCTTGGTAGGGAGGGCATTGTTCTTGCTGCTGTCATGGCAAATTCCAGCAGCATATTTTGTAGAGTTGGTTCTGAAGAAAGCAAACTAAAATCTGACCGCCTTAAGGTCCAATTCTGTCATCAGAGCGGTGATCTCTTCACTTTGCTTGCTGTTTACAAAGATTGGGACGCTGTGCCTCCTGTGAGGAAGAATATCTGGTGTTGGGAGAACAGCATCAATGCAAAATCCATGCGAAGATGCCAAGAGGCAGTTCAAGAACTGGAATCTTGCCTTCAAAATGAACTAAGCATTATTATCCCAAGTTATTGGCGCTGGAATCCACAGATTCATACTGAGCATGATGAGACTCTTAAAAGCATTATACTTTCTGCTTTTGTGGAAAATGTAGCTATGTACTCTGGTTATGATCACCTTGGATATGAAGTGGCGCTTACAAGGAAACATATCCCACTACATCCATCATGTTCTTTACTTGTTTTTGATCAAAGACCTAGTTGGGTTGTTTTTGGTGAAATTCTTTCAGCATCTTACCAATATTTGGTATGTGTTACTGCATTTGATTTCAAATCTTTGGCTGCTGTTTGTCCACCTCCTTCGTTTGATTTCTCCAAGATGGAAAGTGAGAAGCTTCACATTAGGGTTTTGACAGGGTTTGGCAGTTTGCTATTGAAAAGGTTCTGTGGAAAAGCTAATAGTTGTCTGCATCGTCTTGTTTCATGTATCAGAACAGAATGTGTGGATGAACGAATCGGTGTTGAAGTAAAGGTAAATGAGAATGAAGTTTGGTTGCATGCTTCTTCAAAGGACATGGACAAGGTTTCTGGCTTTGTGAATGATGCATTGCAGTATGAAGTGAGATTATTGCAAAATGAGTGTTTGGAGAAACGCTTGTACAGTGGAGGGCCCGCTGTCTCACCTTCTGTAGCTTTGTTTGGAGCTGGTGGTGAGATCAAGCATCTAGAGCTTGAAAAGAGCTGTTTGACCATTGACATATTTCATTCAGATATGAATTGTGTTAATGACAAGGAGCTATTGATGTTTCTGGAGAAATCCACGTCGGGCACTATTTGTGCTGTCCATAAGTTTTCAGCTGTCGGCCAAGAAAGTGAGGAGCAGGAGAAATGGGGAAGGATTACATTTCTCTCACCTGATACTGCAAAGAGGGCTACTCAACTTAATCTGGTTGAGTTATGTGGCGGCTTGCTGAAGGTCATTCCTTCACGGAGCACACATGGTAGTGATAAAAAATTGCCCTTTCCTGATCTCAGAGCAAAAGTTTGTTGGCCTCGTAGATACAGTAAAGGCATAGCAATTGTTAAGTGTGAGCAAGAGGATATTGAAGCCCTGGTAAATGATTTCTCGGACATTATAATTGGAGGAAGGTATGCTCGTTGTGAACCAAGCGCAAAGTACATGGACAGTGTTGTGATTACAGGACTTGATAGAGAAATTTCTGaagatgaaatttttgaagttttataTACTGTAACAAATAGGAAAATACGTGATATTTTCTTGTTGAGGGGAAACACTGTGGAAGGTCCTTCACCTGCTGCTTGTGAAGAAGCACTTCTGAGAGAAATATCTGTCTTTATGCCTAAAACGAACCCTCTTGGCAGCTGCGTCCGTGTCCAGGTATCCCAGCCAGAACCAAAGGACACTTACATGAGAGCCACAATTATGTTTAATGGGAGTCTGCATCTGGAGGCTGCAAGAgctttggatgaaattgatggaaAAGCATTGCCGGGATGTTTCTCATGGCAGAAGATGAAATGCCAGCATTTGTTTCATAGCTCCATTTGGTGTCCTGCATCTGTTTACTTGGTTATAAGGAGTCAGCTGGATCATTTAGTCAAGAGCTTCCGTTGCCGAAAAG GTGTTGAATGCAATATGGAAGTAAATGAGAATGGTTCATGTCGAGTAAAGATATCTGCAACTGCTACCAAAACAGTGGCAGAATTGAGAAGACCATTGGAGGGGCTCATGAAAGGCAACAGTATAGACGATGCAGCAATCACTCCAACAGTTTTGCAGTTGCTTTTCTCTCGTGATGGTCTCAATGTTTTGAATACGATTCAGCGGGAGACAGGAACCTATATTCTTTTTGACAAGCAAGCCCTCAGTTTGAGGGTTTTTGGCACAACAGCCAAGATTGAGGTTGCCAAAAAGAGACTTGTTAAATCCCTTCTCAGACTGCATGAGAACAAGCAACTGGAAGTCCATCTTCGTGGTGCAGTTTTACCTCCTGATCTGATGAAAAGGGTTGTTCAGAAGTTTGGTCCGGATCTGCATTCGCTTAAAGAAATGTTTCCAGGGGCAGAGTTTTCCTTGAATACGAAGCGGCATTGCATCTGTCTTAAAGGAGTAGAAGACCTGAAGGAAGGGCAAGGTCTTGGGGGCACAAAAGACCTGAAGCAAAAAGTTGAAGAGAGAATCTATGAGATTGCACGGACTAGCGGTTCACCGAATAAAAATGGAAACGAGGAGGCTACCTGTCCCATTTGCTTGTGTGAAGTGGAGGATAGCTACAAGCTTGAACTGTGCAGACATGAGTTCTGCAGATCATGTTTAGTGGAGCAGTGCGACTCTGCAATTAAAAGCCAGGACAGCTTTCCAATACGTTGTGCACGGAAAGGTTGTGGGGCTTCTGTGTTGCTAACGGATTTAAGGTCTCTATTGCTGGGTGAGAAGTTCGAAGAACTTTTCAGGGCTTCTCTGGCTGCATTTGTGGTGGGAAGTGGTGGAGTTTACAGGTTTTGCCCCTCTCCCGACTGCCCTTCAGTTTATCGAGCAACTGAGGCCGGTGCTCCGTTTGTCTGCGATGCATGTTATGTGGAGACGTGTACTAGGTGCCACCTGGAGTATCATCCATTCTTGTCATGTGAGAAGTACAAGGAGTTTAAAGTTGACCCTGATTCATCTTTGAAGGAATGGTGCGCTGggaaagaaaatgtgaaaaagtGCCCTGTGTGCAGGTTTACAATTGAGAAAGTGGACGGATGCAACCATATTGAGTGTAGGTGCGGGAAGCATGTTTGTTGGGTCTGTCTGGAATTCTTCGGAAGTGCTGATGATTGCTATAATCATTTGAGGTCTATACACCTTGCCATTATTTAA
- the LOC140010503 gene encoding ATP-dependent RNA helicase DEAH12, chloroplastic-like isoform X2, protein MVITVLIGETGSGKSTQLVQFLADSGVAGKGSIVCTQPRKLAAVSLAQRVKEESRGCYEDHSVICYPSYSSSQNYNSKVIFTTDHSLLQHYMRDKNLSRISCIIIDEAHERSLNTDLLLAMIKKLLHQRLDLRLVIMSATADAEQLANYFFGCGTFRVAGRNFPVDIRYVPCESEGKSDSSMVAPYVSDVVKMVYEIHKMDKEGTVLAFLTSQMEVEWACENFRSPSAIALPLHGKLTFEEQNQVFANYPGKRKVIFATNVAETSLTIPGVKYVVDSGMVKESKFEPGTGTNVLRVCRVSQSSANQRAGRAGRTEPGTCYRLYSESDFEIMPPHQEPEIRRVHLGVAVLRILALGIKNVQDFDFVDAPSPKAIEMALRNLIQLGAVTQRNNLYELTSEGYDLVRLGIEPRLGKIILKCFRNRLGREGIVLAAVMANSSSIFCRVGSEESKLKSDRLKVQFCHQSGDLFTLLAVYKDWDAVPPVRKNIWCWENSINAKSMRRCQEAVQELESCLQNELSIIIPSYWRWNPQIHTEHDETLKSIILSAFVENVAMYSGYDHLGYEVALTRKHIPLHPSCSLLVFDQRPSWVVFGEILSASYQYLVCVTAFDFKSLAAVCPPPSFDFSKMESEKLHIRVLTGFGSLLLKRFCGKANSCLHRLVSCIRTECVDERIGVEVKVNENEVWLHASSKDMDKVSGFVNDALQYEVRLLQNECLEKRLYSGGPAVSPSVALFGAGGEIKHLELEKSCLTIDIFHSDMNCVNDKELLMFLEKSTSGTICAVHKFSAVGQESEEQEKWGRITFLSPDTAKRATQLNLVELCGGLLKVIPSRSTHGSDKKLPFPDLRAKVCWPRRYSKGIAIVKCEQEDIEALVNDFSDIIIGGRYARCEPSAKYMDSVVITGLDREISEDEIFEVLYTVTNRKIRDIFLLRGNTVEGPSPAACEEALLREISVFMPKTNPLGSCVRVQVSQPEPKDTYMRATIMFNGSLHLEAARALDEIDGKALPGCFSWQKMKCQHLFHSSIWCPASVYLVIRSQLDHLVKSFRCRKGVECNMEVNENGSCRVKISATATKTVAELRRPLEGLMKGNSIDDAAITPTVLQLLFSRDGLNVLNTIQRETGTYILFDKQALSLRVFGTTAKIEVAKKRLVKSLLRLHENKQLEVHLRGAVLPPDLMKRVVQKFGPDLHSLKEMFPGAEFSLNTKRHCICLKGVEDLKEGQGLGGTKDLKQKVEERIYEIARTSGSPNKNGNEEATCPICLCEVEDSYKLELCRHEFCRSCLVEQCDSAIKSQDSFPIRCARKGCGASVLLTDLRSLLLGEKFEELFRASLAAFVVGSGGVYRFCPSPDCPSVYRATEAGAPFVCDACYVETCTRCHLEYHPFLSCEKYKEFKVDPDSSLKEWCAGKENVKKCPVCRFTIEKVDGCNHIECRCGKHVCWVCLEFFGSADDCYNHLRSIHLAII, encoded by the exons ATGGTG ATTACAGTTTTGATTGGGGAGACTGGTTCTGGAAAGAGTACGCAATTGGTTCAGTTTCTTGCTGATTCTGGTGTGGCTGGTAAGGGATCCATTGTTTGCACTCAGCCTCGTAAACTTGCTGCAGTTTCATTGGCACAGAGGGTTAAGGAGGAAAGTCGTGGTTGTTATGAAGATCATTCAGTCATCTGTTATCCATCTTATTCATCTAGTCAGAACTACAATTCCAAGGTAATATTTACGACAGATCACTCCTTACTGCAGCACTACATGCGTGATAAGAATTTATCCCGGATTTCATGCATTATAATTGATGAGGCACATGAAAGAAGCTTAAATACTGATCTTCTTTTAGCGATGATTAAGAAATTACTACATCAGAGGCTTGATCTGAGGCTTGTCATTATGTCTGCGACAGCTGATGCAGAACAGCTTGCGAATTACTTTTTTGGTTGTGGAACCTTTCGTGTTGCTGGCAGAAACTTTCCTGTTGATATCCGCTATGTACCTTGTGAATCTGAGGGCAAATCTGATTCTAGCATGGTTGCACCTTACGTTTCTGATGTTGTGAAGATGGTTTATGAGATCCATAAAATGGATAAAGAAGGAACTGTTCTTGCCTTCTTAACTTCACAAATGGAGGTTGAGTGGGCTTGTGAGAATTTCCGATCTCCTTCAGCTATTGCATTACCTCTACATGGGAAACTGACTTTTGAagagcaaaatcaagttttTGCGAACTAtccaggaaaaagaaaagtaatattTGCAACAAATGTTGCTGAGACTTCTTTAACCATTCCAGGCGTTAAATACGTTGTTGACTCGGGCATGGTGAAGGAGAGTAAATTTGAGCCTGGTACTGGCACGAATGTTCTCAGGGTTTGCAGGGTCAGCCAGAGTTCTGCTAATCAACGGGCTGGCCGTGCTGGGAGGACTGAACCTGGGACGTGCTACAGGCTTTACTCTGAGAGTGATTTTGAGATAATGCCTCCTCACCAGGAACCTGAAATTCGCAGGGTGCACCTTGGTGTTGCAGTTCTGAGAATTCTTGCTTTGGGTATCAAGAATGTGCaggattttgattttgttgatGCACCTAGTCCAAAGGCAATTGAGATGGCCCTCAGAAATCTTATTCAACTTGGAGCTGTCACCCAAAGGAATAATCTTTATGAATTGACTTCGGAAGGGTATGACTTGGTTAGGTTGGGAATTGAACCTCGGCTTGGGAAAATAATTCTGAAATGCTTCCGTAACCGCCTTGGTAGGGAGGGCATTGTTCTTGCTGCTGTCATGGCAAATTCCAGCAGCATATTTTGTAGAGTTGGTTCTGAAGAAAGCAAACTAAAATCTGACCGCCTTAAGGTCCAATTCTGTCATCAGAGCGGTGATCTCTTCACTTTGCTTGCTGTTTACAAAGATTGGGACGCTGTGCCTCCTGTGAGGAAGAATATCTGGTGTTGGGAGAACAGCATCAATGCAAAATCCATGCGAAGATGCCAAGAGGCAGTTCAAGAACTGGAATCTTGCCTTCAAAATGAACTAAGCATTATTATCCCAAGTTATTGGCGCTGGAATCCACAGATTCATACTGAGCATGATGAGACTCTTAAAAGCATTATACTTTCTGCTTTTGTGGAAAATGTAGCTATGTACTCTGGTTATGATCACCTTGGATATGAAGTGGCGCTTACAAGGAAACATATCCCACTACATCCATCATGTTCTTTACTTGTTTTTGATCAAAGACCTAGTTGGGTTGTTTTTGGTGAAATTCTTTCAGCATCTTACCAATATTTGGTATGTGTTACTGCATTTGATTTCAAATCTTTGGCTGCTGTTTGTCCACCTCCTTCGTTTGATTTCTCCAAGATGGAAAGTGAGAAGCTTCACATTAGGGTTTTGACAGGGTTTGGCAGTTTGCTATTGAAAAGGTTCTGTGGAAAAGCTAATAGTTGTCTGCATCGTCTTGTTTCATGTATCAGAACAGAATGTGTGGATGAACGAATCGGTGTTGAAGTAAAGGTAAATGAGAATGAAGTTTGGTTGCATGCTTCTTCAAAGGACATGGACAAGGTTTCTGGCTTTGTGAATGATGCATTGCAGTATGAAGTGAGATTATTGCAAAATGAGTGTTTGGAGAAACGCTTGTACAGTGGAGGGCCCGCTGTCTCACCTTCTGTAGCTTTGTTTGGAGCTGGTGGTGAGATCAAGCATCTAGAGCTTGAAAAGAGCTGTTTGACCATTGACATATTTCATTCAGATATGAATTGTGTTAATGACAAGGAGCTATTGATGTTTCTGGAGAAATCCACGTCGGGCACTATTTGTGCTGTCCATAAGTTTTCAGCTGTCGGCCAAGAAAGTGAGGAGCAGGAGAAATGGGGAAGGATTACATTTCTCTCACCTGATACTGCAAAGAGGGCTACTCAACTTAATCTGGTTGAGTTATGTGGCGGCTTGCTGAAGGTCATTCCTTCACGGAGCACACATGGTAGTGATAAAAAATTGCCCTTTCCTGATCTCAGAGCAAAAGTTTGTTGGCCTCGTAGATACAGTAAAGGCATAGCAATTGTTAAGTGTGAGCAAGAGGATATTGAAGCCCTGGTAAATGATTTCTCGGACATTATAATTGGAGGAAGGTATGCTCGTTGTGAACCAAGCGCAAAGTACATGGACAGTGTTGTGATTACAGGACTTGATAGAGAAATTTCTGaagatgaaatttttgaagttttataTACTGTAACAAATAGGAAAATACGTGATATTTTCTTGTTGAGGGGAAACACTGTGGAAGGTCCTTCACCTGCTGCTTGTGAAGAAGCACTTCTGAGAGAAATATCTGTCTTTATGCCTAAAACGAACCCTCTTGGCAGCTGCGTCCGTGTCCAGGTATCCCAGCCAGAACCAAAGGACACTTACATGAGAGCCACAATTATGTTTAATGGGAGTCTGCATCTGGAGGCTGCAAGAgctttggatgaaattgatggaaAAGCATTGCCGGGATGTTTCTCATGGCAGAAGATGAAATGCCAGCATTTGTTTCATAGCTCCATTTGGTGTCCTGCATCTGTTTACTTGGTTATAAGGAGTCAGCTGGATCATTTAGTCAAGAGCTTCCGTTGCCGAAAAG GTGTTGAATGCAATATGGAAGTAAATGAGAATGGTTCATGTCGAGTAAAGATATCTGCAACTGCTACCAAAACAGTGGCAGAATTGAGAAGACCATTGGAGGGGCTCATGAAAGGCAACAGTATAGACGATGCAGCAATCACTCCAACAGTTTTGCAGTTGCTTTTCTCTCGTGATGGTCTCAATGTTTTGAATACGATTCAGCGGGAGACAGGAACCTATATTCTTTTTGACAAGCAAGCCCTCAGTTTGAGGGTTTTTGGCACAACAGCCAAGATTGAGGTTGCCAAAAAGAGACTTGTTAAATCCCTTCTCAGACTGCATGAGAACAAGCAACTGGAAGTCCATCTTCGTGGTGCAGTTTTACCTCCTGATCTGATGAAAAGGGTTGTTCAGAAGTTTGGTCCGGATCTGCATTCGCTTAAAGAAATGTTTCCAGGGGCAGAGTTTTCCTTGAATACGAAGCGGCATTGCATCTGTCTTAAAGGAGTAGAAGACCTGAAGGAAGGGCAAGGTCTTGGGGGCACAAAAGACCTGAAGCAAAAAGTTGAAGAGAGAATCTATGAGATTGCACGGACTAGCGGTTCACCGAATAAAAATGGAAACGAGGAGGCTACCTGTCCCATTTGCTTGTGTGAAGTGGAGGATAGCTACAAGCTTGAACTGTGCAGACATGAGTTCTGCAGATCATGTTTAGTGGAGCAGTGCGACTCTGCAATTAAAAGCCAGGACAGCTTTCCAATACGTTGTGCACGGAAAGGTTGTGGGGCTTCTGTGTTGCTAACGGATTTAAGGTCTCTATTGCTGGGTGAGAAGTTCGAAGAACTTTTCAGGGCTTCTCTGGCTGCATTTGTGGTGGGAAGTGGTGGAGTTTACAGGTTTTGCCCCTCTCCCGACTGCCCTTCAGTTTATCGAGCAACTGAGGCCGGTGCTCCGTTTGTCTGCGATGCATGTTATGTGGAGACGTGTACTAGGTGCCACCTGGAGTATCATCCATTCTTGTCATGTGAGAAGTACAAGGAGTTTAAAGTTGACCCTGATTCATCTTTGAAGGAATGGTGCGCTGggaaagaaaatgtgaaaaagtGCCCTGTGTGCAGGTTTACAATTGAGAAAGTGGACGGATGCAACCATATTGAGTGTAGGTGCGGGAAGCATGTTTGTTGGGTCTGTCTGGAATTCTTCGGAAGTGCTGATGATTGCTATAATCATTTGAGGTCTATACACCTTGCCATTATTTAA